In Thermoplasmatales archaeon, the DNA window TGCAACTGGTGGATCATTTTTTGAATTTATTGTTATATTTACCCATGCTTCATTACTATCTGCTCCATCATTATCCTTTACTTTATATTTGAATGAATCTGAGCCATGATAATTTGCGTCTGGTAGGTATGTTACTGTTCCATTTGCATTTACTGTTACATTTCCATGAGATGCATTTTGGGTTATTGTTACACTGCTTGCATTTATTGTTCCATCTATATCATAGTCATTTTCCAATATGTTTATTATAACAGGTGTATCTTCATCTGTTGTGCAATAATCATTATTTGCAACTGGAGGATCATTTACTGGTGTTATAGTGATATAAACTGTTGAAATGTTGCTATAATCTTTTCCATCATATGCTTGATATGTGAAATTATCCTCGCCACTATAATTTGCATGAGGTGTATAAGTAAATGAGCCATCTGAATTTAGTGTTAATGTTCCATGAGATGGACCGTTTTCTAAAACAGCAGTTAAAGGATCATTATCGCCATCATAGTCATTTCCTAATACTCCAGGTGCATTTACAGTTAAAGTAGTATCTTCATCTGTGCTATAATAATCATCAATTGCAACTGGTGGTGAATTTTCTACATTAACATATGCACTATCTTCATCATAAACAATAATATAGCTTATATTTCCTTCAGCGGTTACATTTGCTAAATTTGTAAAATTTCCATTTCCGCTAACAGTAACATTAAAAGTAATATAAAACCATGTTGAATTTGAAAATGGCCCTGTCAAATTCCATGAAATATTATTTCCCCATTGAATTGGATCACTTAAGGGTGTATCATTCTTTTTAGCGGATCCATTTATATAACTAAATGAATTTGGTAATATATCTGTAATATTTATATAAGATAAATTCTCTGTCCCAGTGCTGATCACTGTTATATTAAAAGTAACTATATCTCCAGAACGAACATTAACAGATTCATCCCAATATGAATTATTCCATACAGTTTTACTTGCTGTTATGTTTGGATATCTTGGAGTAATTGGAGGAATACTTACATTTGCATAATTTGAGTTATAGTGATAACTTTTTCCCTTATTATCTTGAATTATTGCATTAATATCAGCAATACCGCTTCCAACCGCACGGAATCTGTAAATTACATAGTGATAATCTTCTGCAAAAGAGGAATTACTGGTATACACCTCATGAATAGTTGCTAGTGTATCATTACTCTCATTTTTTTTATGAACTGTAACATTAACTAATTCAATTATAGCGGGATCGTATTCTAATGGAAAACCACATTCATCTATATCCCTAGTGACATTATCCCATACATGACTTCAAATTCTTCCCCTATTGCAGGATTTGCATTTGAAATATAAACAAACTCCGAGCTGTCTTGACTCTGCTCTTGTAATCCCTCAACCCTTAAAGTTTGGCTTGCATTTGCGGGAGTTGCATTATCCGCTGTAACAGTTATTGTAAATGCTCTTGTATATCTCTCTTTACTTGTTATATTATCTCTTGTTATATTTACAACAAAGAAAACATCCTTACTGCTATTCGCTTCTATGATTCCAATATTTTTTGTTGTTCTTTCATTTCCATGTAGGTAAATATAAGTTGAATTATTTATTGAATTCCAGTTAAAATTTACAACAACATTTTTTGCATTAGAAGAGCCATTATTCCATATTCTTAATTGAACAACTGAACAATTCGGCCCTTGTGTAGCTGGCTTATTATTATCTATTCCTATAACATTCCATGAGACAATTGCCACCTCTAAAGTAGGGGTGTTTTGTCCTTCTATTATCCTTGGAATCAAAACTCCTCCCGCTATTATTATCGCTATCCCTATTATTCCCAATTTTTTGAGAGAATGCCCTCTCTCAGCTTTTTTCTCATTTTTCATTTTTTATCAGCCTCTATTTAAAAATGAATTGAACGGTATTTAAATCTTTCTACTGAATTAAAAAATTTTACTAAAAATTACGACTTTGCTATCAATTTGCTTATTTTATCGATTTCAAAAATTCATCCCACAGCGTATTTTTTGCAAAATCAGTGGAAGAATAATATTTTGAATAATATAAGGGCAATGGGAAATAAATTGAACCATTTCCATATAAAATTGAGGACAAATTAAAATTAATCTTGTTTGCAAATGAATAAAGCTCAATATATTGCGTATTTATTGCGCTTTCATTTCTTGCATCCCAGAAACTTGAATTTCTTACCGCATCAATAAAGCATTCAAATTGCTCCATAAATTCATCAAACATGCTCAAATTCCATATCCCGAGCTTTGGAGAAGCATAAGAATAATATCTCATATATTCCTCATAAATTATCCCGCAAAATTCCTCCACGCTTTCATCCCCACAAACCCTTCCAAAAATTGCCCCATGCGGCAAGCCCGTCGCAAGCACCGCCGAAGGACACGCAAGCATATATTCAGAGCAATTTCTCAGAGCAAATGCAACCTCTATGCATCCCATATGGCATGAAGAAAAAACTATTATGCTCATATTTTTATTCTCCAATACATTTTTAATTTCTCCTAACTCCAGCGTGTCAGAGCTACTTTTATCTAAGCATGTTCCCGCCCATCCATTTCCATGCCCCCAAAATTCAATCACATAATTTTTTGCTTTTAAATTTTCCTGAGCAAATGTTACAAATTCCTCCAAAATTGAAGCATCACCCATATTCAGCTCATTTTTTTCAATTATTGTTATAGAATTATTCATAATTATATAGAGAGCGGAATCATTGTTTAGTGAACCATCAAAAAGAATTGCAATTCCTACGCTATTGTTGATGGAAAGCAATTCATTTACCTCATTTACTGCATAATTATATAAATCATTATCCCCGCTAATATAAACCAGATAACCCCAATTGAGCAAGTATTCATGTTCTAAACTTTCATTATAAGTATCTTCAATTTCATCCTCATTGGTTTGATTCGATTCGATTAAATCATTGTTTTCATTTTCCTCATTTTGGTATTCATTCTCCTCGGTTTCATTTTCTCCCTCCCCGTTGCCATAATTGCTTTCTTGCGCACTTTCATTAAATTCTTCAGCTATGCTTTCGCTATCATTGCTTCCTCCTGATGCACTTTCATTTTGCTGGTTTTCCTCTTCTTCATTACCATCTATTTCATTTTCTTCACTTTCATTATATTCTTCATTTTCTCCCTCCCCGTTGCCATAATTGCTTTCTTGCGCACTTTCATTAAATTCTTCAGCTATGCTTTCGCTATCATTGCTTCCTCCTGATGCACTTTCATTTTGCTGGTTTTCCTCTTCTTCATTACCATCTATTTCATTTTCTTCACTTTCATTATATTCTTCATTTTCTCCCTCCCCGTTGCCATAATTGCTTTCTTGCGCACTTTCATTAAATTCTTCAGCTATGCTTTCGCTATCATTGCTTCCTCCTGATGCACTTTCATTTTGCTGGTTTTCCTCTTCTTCATTACCATCTATTTCATTTTCAATGCTTTCATTTCCTTGAATTGGCTCATTTTGATTTTCTGTATTCACTTCATTTTCTTCACTTTCATTATACTCCTCTATCCCTGCGCCATCATTTTCATTTTCCTCTTTAATCCCATTTTCATCTTGAACTGGCTTTTCTGGCAAATTATCAATATTTTTTATTGCATCAAAAAGCTTCGGGAAAATTAAATAAAAAAGGGAAAGAAATGAAGAGGGCAAGTGACGAGATAATTTTTCCTCAAGCGAAGATGATTTTACATAAATGCAAGTAGATGAGGAAACAATGCATATACAAACAAACATTGCCAATAATTTATTTAATTTCATATTGCTCACATTTTGCTAACAAAATGTAAATAAATTGCAATTATATAAATTTTTCCAAAACAATTATAAATTAGCAATGCATTAAAAACGAGATGAGGAAAAAAATAATGCTGATAATTGATGATGAAAAGGAAATACATGAATTGATTAAGGAATATCTATCTCCATTAAATATTGAGTTTTATTCTGCTTATAGTGGCGAGGAGGGTGTGAAAATGTACAATGAGTTGATGGCAAAGAATAAAAAACCTGATTTAGTAGTGATGGACTTAAATTTATCTGGATCAAGAAAGTTTGAAGATTTAATAAAGCAGATTGAAGGAAAAGAAATGGATGGAGTAAAAACAACAGAAGAGATATTGAAAATAGATAAAAATGCAAATGTTGTTGGATTTACCGCATTTGCCCATCTTGAATGGGGAAAGAGGTTGAAATCACTGGGAATAAAAAATGTTTTTGGAAGGGAAATAGGATTTGACGGATTTGCTAAAAAAATAAATGAACTCCTATCATGAAGAAGATCTTTTCTTATTCAAAGCTGATTCGGCTTCCTGGGCTTGGGGGGCTTGCAATTCCACCTGTGTTTGGAGCTATATCTGTTGGAGTTTATGATTTTTATTCTCTTGCCCTGCTTTTTATAATCGGGGCGGTTTCGGCAATATATGGTTTTGTTCTGAATGATTATGCGGATGTTGAGCTCGATAGTTTGGTGCCAGAGTTAAGAGGTAAGCCAATTGTCAGTGGAGAAATTTCAAGAAAAAATGCCATAGCGGTATGTTTCTTTTCAGTTCTAATTGCATTTCTTTCAATAACAATATTATGGAGGGGGAAAGTTATAGATGAGCTTAAATTTTCCGCATTTGTAAGCATTTTTCTTGCAGGTGTATTAGGGAGCATATATAATTTATATGGAAAGAAAATTGCTGGCTCCGATTTTTTTGTTGCAATTTCAATGTCTTTTGTATTTCTATTCGGTGCTTTATCTTTTGATAAACCAAATTTGCTGACATGGATAATTTTTATTCTTACTTTTGAGCAAACATTGCATATGAACGCAATTGAAGGAGGAATAAAAGATGCGGATCATGACTTTCTTATGGGTGTTAAAAACATTGCACTGACAAGCGGTTTAAAGGTAGAGAAAAATAAAATTTTCATTCCCATGTCATTTAAATTATTTGGCTTTTTACTCCGCCTCTCTTCAGCAATCTTAATTTTCATTCCTTTCATATATGGCCTAAATTATGATATATGGCAAATTTCCCTGCTTATTCTCCTAACCCTCTCTTTTCTTTACATTGAAATAAGATTTTTGAGCATAAAGGAATTTGATAGAGCAAAAATAAGAAAAATGATAAGCTCAGCAGCATTTATAAGATATGCGGTTGTTCCCATAATGCTTGTAAGCAAAATTGGCTTCCTTGGCATATTTCTCGCAATTTTCCCTATATCATGGTATATAGCATTTGTTCCTCTAACAGGCGTAAAGCCATTCCAGCCTGAAATGTAAAAGGGATGAAAATGAAGGCATGCATAATCGGCGCGGGCGTCGGCGGGCTCGCAACGGGCGCAATGCTTGCAGAAAATGGATGGGAGGTGGAGATTTATGAAAAGGAAAAGATAGCGGGCGGGAGGGCAATGTCCTTGAAATTGGGCGAGGAGTATTTTGAAATGCTGAAGAAATTTAATATTTCTGTTTTGGAAGTTTCTGGAGAATATGAGGAAAAAGAGCTGGATTTAGGTTTTCATTTAATTGGGGGTGGAAAGAAGGGTGGATGTGCAAGATTGCTGAAAAATTTAGGAATAGAAGTTGAATTTATTGGCTCAAAAATCGGTTTTATAGGAAAGGAAATAAATTATCCATTTTTAAGCGGGTATGATAAAATAAAGATGTTGCCAAGAATAATACAGCTCCTTACAACAAGGAAAAGCAAGATAGAGGAAATGAAAAAAAATTCAATGGAGGAGATGATCAAAAAATATGGGAAGGGGAAAATGAAAGATGTTCTTGAAATTTTCCCCCGTCTTGTAACAACTGTTAATGATTTGAGTAAAATTTCCGCGGGCGAATTTTTTTTTGCACAGCGTGAATTGCTTGGGGGTGAACCAGTTGTATATCCAAAAAATGGTTTGGGAGAAATATCAAAAAAGTTAAAGGAATATATAGAAGGGAAGGGAGGGAAAATATTTTTTGGGGAGAAAGTAGATGAAATTTTAATAGAGGATGGAATTGCAAATGGAATAAGAACTGGAGAAGAGGAAAAATATTATGATGCAATAATTTCAACAATTCCATTGCAAAAAATTTTTTCAATAGCAGATGAAAAGCATTTTCCAAAAGAATGGGCAAATTATATAAAAAATCTCAGGCCAACCGCAAGCCTTGTTTCATATCACGCGGTTGATTTCAATGGCTTAAAAAATAAATCATTTGTTTTTATTGAAAAAAATTGTGGGTTTGAAGGAAATGATGTTGTTGGAATGATTGATTTTAAGAAAGAGGGAATAATTCAATCTTATGCAATATGCTCACCAGAAGAAGCAAAAAGCAAAAAGAAGATGGAAGAATTGAGAAAAATAATTGAGAAAAATTTAGAAAAACTTATCCAGGGAAAGAAAATAAAATGGTATATTTATTCAGCGGTAAGATATTTAGATGGAGTTGCAAAGACAATTGATTGCATAAAGCCAAATGTTACCACACCATTGAAAAATTTATATGTTGGGGGAGATTATGTTAATTCAAAAGGAGTTGGAGTAAATTGTGCGGTTGATTCCGCGAACTTAATTTCTTCTATTCTTTTAGCATAACTTATTATTTCGGCATAACTTTTTCATTCTTTATCTTAATAATTTCCGCCTTCTCCATTACTTTAAGAATTTCTTTTATTGCTTCCTCCTCAATTAATATTTCTTCCTCTCCTTCTTCATCTTTCCTATATATTTCCATCATTTCTTCAACAATTTCATTAATACCAAACTTTTTCCCTTTCAATTTTCCTAATATTTCATCAACCAAGGTAAGCATAAAGAAGAGTTTTCCATATCTTGGTTTCTCTTCACATAATTTCTTTACCCTATCAATCTCATATAAAACGTCGAGCATATTTGCATAAACATCTGAGTTTTTAAAGACCTCTATTGTATATTCTTTTTTCAAACCCAATTTATCCGCTTCTTCATCACTTACATCAAAATATCTCCTTATGGAAAGATTATCCGCTATTTTTCCATACATTTTTCCTTCTCTGTGCTCTACTCCATTGTTTATCAAAAGGGTATGAATGTCTTTTATAATATCCAATTCTTTAAGCCATTGGAGAATATATTTATTAAAATTTTCCTCTCCTAATTTTTCAATAATTTCTTTCTGTTTTTCCTCTGTTTGCTCAGCAATCCATGGAATGATGCTAAGTCCATCAGGCATTTCCGCTATATTCAATGATTTTTTAATCTCTTCATATTTTTTCCTCTCTGGCAAGAATTTTTCAAGAAATATATTATCAAAATATTCTATTTCCATTCCTTCCTTAAAAATTTCTCTTGCAGCTTCAATCTTCTTTTCCACATCTAAAATCGCTTCTGCAATAATCCCTTCCTTATATTTCTCTTTCAGCTCTTTTATATCTCCTTCAACAAAATATTTTAACTCAATCGTTGCATCTAAATAATTCCTTATATCGCATCCAACACCCGCTCCCCTCAAATCTCCCATTACTTCATCAATCTCATCTTCAATAAATGTCCCAACATATACTCGCATGAAGAAAAACATCGCCAACTATTTTAATTTATCTATGCGGGGGGTGGGGATCGAACCCACGAAGGCCTTCGCCACAGGGTCCTAAGCCCTGCGCCTTTACCTCTTGGCTACCCCCGCAGGAGCTTAATTGCTATTGGTAAAAAATTTAATTCTTTAATAATCTTTGCTTTATCGGTGCTGAATGTCCTTATTGTGTATTTTTCCGCCTCCCATCCATTTTCCCTTATCTTCTGCAAAGCCTGCATTTTGTGTAATTTATAGTTTTCATAGTTACGATGCATTGAAATTGATACATATTCAAAATTTCTTGAGGCAAAGAATATTGTTGGATCATCAATAATTTTTTTAATTTCATCATTAGCAGGAGAATATTTTGGATCAAATATTAAATGACAAAATGAGAGAATTTTCAAATTCATTTTTGAGAAATCTGGAACAGCTATTAATTTTATCATTTCGTTAAAAAATTTTTTCTTCATTCTTCCAACTGTATGGCGAGTTATACCAACTTCTTCAGCAATTTCTTTAATTGATGTTTCTGGATTTTCAATAAATTTGCAAAATACCTCCACTTCCTTTTTGCTCAAGTTTGCTTTCTTTACTCTAAACAAATTTTCATCCTGAGATTTATCATTTATATCAAATAAATTGCTCAACAGGGGGGCAAAGGTAAAAAAGCGATAAATTCTGCTTATTTCAAATGGAAATATAACTTCTTTTGGATATTCCCTGTCAAGCAATCCAAGTTTTCCAAAGGTTCTTGCCCTTGTATCATTTATCTTTCCTATATCAGTATAATTTCTTGAAAAACTTATTGAAAATCCTTTATCTTCTTCACCCATGGAAAATACTATTTCTTCATAAGCCTCAATATTTTTTTCAGTTATCTCTATTCTCTTTTCAAGAGGGATTACTGGATTGAAATTTGTATGGGTTAAAACAAGCATTTCCGCCCCTAAATTCTGGAGCATTGGAACTGATAAAATCTTGTAATATCCCTCTTTCTTTAACCTTTTCCTAATGGCGGAAACTGTTGATTGTTTTAAAGAAATTTTTTCTGATAAAAGCTTGTCATTATAATTTGGAAATTTTACAATTCCATAAAGAACCTTTTTTTCATTATTTGTCAAATCCATGTATGAAAATGGATTAATGAATTAAAATATTTTTCCTAAAAATTTTCTCGACTTATGTATTTTCCTTTAACTTCCGGATACTTGCTTCTCTCATAATTCTCGCACCATTTCTGGTTTTACAAAATCCAGATTCGCTTTCTCCTCTTTAATATAGCAAAGATTCTTTAATCACAATTTTATTTAAACCATGATTTTAAATTTAACTCTTTATCAAAATATAATTTTGTAAATTTTTATTGAAAAAAAATTAACATTTTTGCAAAAATTTAAGCTTTTTTTTCTCGAGCTGGAAAAATATTTATATATCAAATTTTATATCGCAATAAAATGAAATACTGGACAAAAGAAGAGCTAAAACCACCTCATGGAAAGATTTACTTAATAAAGGATAGATGCAAGGGTTGTGGATTTTGTATTGAATTTTGCCCTAAAAAAGTGCTGGTTGAAAGCGAGGAATTCAATTCAAAAGGATATCACCCTCCAAAGCTCGATGAAAGCAGGGATAAATGCATTGCATGTGGTTTCTGCGCCCTTGTGTGTCCTGAATTTGCAATTTATATGGAGGAAGAGAATGAAAGCTAAATTTTACAGTGGAAATATTGCCTGTGCAGAAGGAGCATTGCGTGCGGGCTGCAGATTTTTTGCGGGCTATCCAATCACTCCTTCAACAGAAATTGCAGAGCACATGGCATTAAAGCTACCAAAAGTGGGAGGAATTTTCATCCAGATGGAGGACGAGATTGCATCAATAGCGGCGGTGCTCGGCGCCTCCTGGGGCGGGCTGAAGGCAATGACCGCCACAAGCGGGCCAGGCTTCAGCTTGATGCAGGAGAATATAGGGCTTGCTGCGATTACAGAAACACCTTGTGTGATTGTTGATGTGCAGAGAGCGGGACCGAGCACAGGAATGCCTACTCTTGTTGGACAAGGAGATGTGATGCAGGCAAGATGGGGGAGCCACGGGGATTATGAAGTAGTTGCTCTTTCTCCTTCTACACCCGAGGAATGCTTTTATATGACTATAAAGGCGTTTAATTTATCTGAAGAGTATAGATGCCCAGTTATCCTTTTGATGGATGAAAGTGTTGGGCATACAAGCGAAAAGATTATAATTGATGATGAAAAAATTGAGATTTTTGAAAGAAGAAAGCCAACAGATAAGCCATATTTCCCGTTTGATGAAAATGCTCCAATGGCATGCTGTGGAGGTGGATATAGGGTTCATGTAACTGGATTAACTCATGATAGGAAGGGTTATCCAATGGCTACTTCTCCAGAAGTTCAGGAATGGCTTGTAAGGAAAATATGCGATAAAATAAGAAATAATGAGGCAAGGATAAGGAGCATTGAAGAATTTTTGATGGATGATGCAAAGCTTGCGCTTGTTTCTTTTGGTGGCCCTGCAAGAAGTTGCAAATCCGCAGTAAAAAAAGCAAGGAATGAAGGATATAAAGTTGGATTGATAAGGCTTAAGACAATATGGCCATTCCCAGAGGAATATTTTGAAAAAATGAAGGATATGGATTTTTTGGTTGTTGAGGTTAATTACGGGCAGATAAAACTTGAAGTTGAGAGATGTGTAAGGAAAAAAGTTCATTTATTGCCAAAAATGGGAGGAGAAATACATAAGCCCGATGAAATATATGAAAAAATAAAGGAGGTTTACAATGATTGAAATAAAAGAGCATCCTTTGGATAAATATCTTCGTGCGGATAGAATACCTCATATATGGTGCCCCGGCTGTGGGCTAGGAAGCATTTTAAATTGCTTCCTTCATGCATTAAAAGAATGTAAAATTGATTTGGATAACCTTGCAATTGTATCTGGAATAGGTTGTACCGGCAGGGTTGCTGGCTATCTTAATGTTGATTCCTACCATACAACTCATGGAAGGGCGATACCTTTTGCAACAGGATTAAAGCTTGCAAATCCAAAAATAAAGGTAGTTGTATTCAGTGGAGATGGTGACTTATTTGCAATAGGAGGAAATCATTTCATACATGCTGCAAGAAGAAATGTTGATATCACAGTTATATGTGTAAATAATTACAATTATGGAATGACAGGCGGGCAACTAGGCCCAACCACTCCTATTGGAGCAAAAACAACAACCACTCCATATGGAAACTTTGAGCATCCTTTCAATCTTTGTAAGGTTGCAGCGGCGAGCGGGGCGGTTTATGTTGCGAGATGGACCGCATTGCATGTAAGGAGACTTAAAGAGAGTATGAAGGAAGCGCTTATGAAAAAAGGATTTTCGTTCGTTGAGGTTATTGCTTCTTGCCCAACAACATATGGAAGATATAATAAAATGCCAACTGGATTGGATACAATGAAATACTATAAAGAAAACTCCATTATAATGCATAGTATAGACCCAAATAAAACAGATATAGATGATAGGATAATTGTTGGAAAATTTGTTGACATAGAAAAACCAACATTTGATGAAATGCTAAAAAAGGTGGGCAAATGAGGAAAGAAATAAAATTTGGTGGATTTGGAGGGCAGGGAATTGTTTTAATGGGCAATATAACTGCAAAAGCGGCGGCAATATATGACAACAAATATGCAGTTTTTACTCCTTCATATGGGCCAGAAGCTAGAGGAGGGGCGGCGAGCTCAAATGTTGTAATAGATGATGAGGAAATTGATTATCCTTATGTCACAAAACCAGATATACTTGTTGTGATGAGTCAGGAGGCATATGAGAGATATGCTCCATTACTTAAAGAAGATGGCCTGCTTATAGTGGACGAAGATTTGGTAAAGCTGAAGAATGGGTGCGGGGCAATAAAAATACCAGCAACTAGAATTGCAGAATCTCTTGGAAAAAGAATTGTTGCAAATATAGTTATGCTTGGATTTTTTGCGGGTGTAACAAAAATTGTTTCATATGAAGCAATAAAAAAGGCGGTTCTTGAAACTGTGCCAGAAAAATTCCGTGAGCTAAATGAAAATGCTTTAATGAAGGGATATGAAAGAGGCATAGCATGGCAAAAAGAATAGGAGTATTTGTATGTCATTGCGGAGTTAATATAGCGGGCACAGTAGATGTTGCAAGAGTTGTTAGAGAAATAGCTAACTATCCAGGTGTTGTATTTGCGGTGGACTATCAATATATGTGCTCTGATCCAGGGCAGAATTTAATAAAAAAAGCAATTGAGGAAAAAAATTTGGATGGAGTTGTTGTTGCAGCATGCTCTCCATCAATGCATGAAGAAACTTTCAGAAATGTCTGCAAACAATATTTCAATGAATATAGATGTGAGATGGCAAATATAAGGGAGCATTGCTCATGGGTTCATGAAGGAGAGGAGGCAACAAACAAGGCAATAAAAATAATTAAAGCAATGATTGAAAAATTGAAGGAAAATGAGGATTTAGAACCAATTCTTGTGCCAGTTGAAAAGAAATGCCTTGTGATAGGCGGTGGCATCGCTGGCATACAGAGTGCTTTAGATATTGCGGATGCGGGCTATAATGTTATTTTAGTTGAAAAAGAGCCAAGCATAGGCGGGAGGATGGCCCAGCTGAGCGAAACTTTTCCGACACTTGACTGTTCGCAGTGTATTTTAACCCCAAAAATGGTGGCAGTTGCAAGGCATCCAAAAATAAAGCTACTCACATATTCAGAGGTTATTGATATAAGTGGATATGTTGGAAATTTTCATGTAAAAATACTGAAGAAACCGAGATATGTTGATGAAGATAAATGCACTGTTTGCGGGGATTGTGAAAAAGTCTGCCCTGTTATAGTTCCAAATGAATTTGAAATGGGAAGAAAGCCGAGAAAAGCAATTTATATACCATTTCCGCAAGCGGTTCCATCAACATACACGCTTGATATAAAAAATTGTCTCGGTTTAAATCCTCTTATATGTGGAAAATGCAAGGATAAATGCGAGGCAAAGGCAATTGATTATGATATGAAAGAGCAGATAATTGAGGAAGATGTTGGTGCAATTATTGTTGCAACTGGGTATGATCTTTATGATAAAAATAAATTGATTGAATATGGTTATGGAGAGGATGAAGATATAATCACAAGCATTGAATTTGAAAGAATGCTTTCCGCAAATGGCCCAACAAAAGGGGAAATAATAAAGCCAAGTAATGGAAGAGAGGCAAAGAAAGTTGTTTTTATTCAGTGCGCTGGCTCAAGGGATGAGCAACACATGCCATATTGCAGTTCAATCTGCTGCATGTATACCGCAAAGCATGCATTGCTTTATAAGCATCATGTTCCTGATGGAGATGCATATATATTTTACATAGATATAAGAGCTGGGGGTAAAGGATATGAAGAATTTGTTTCAAGAGTTATGAAGGAGGAGAGGATTAATTATATAAGAGGAAAGGTTGCAAAGATTTATAGGGAAGGAGATAAATTGGTTGTATGCGGGGTGGATACATTAACTGGAAGAAAAGTAGAAGTAAAGGCGGATTTAGTGGTTCTTGCTCTCGCAATCTTGGGAAAAAATGAAATAGCAAAAAAATTGAGGGTTGCAGTTGATGAAGGAGGATTTTTCAAGGAATCTCATCCAAAATTAAAACCTGTTGAATCATTATCTCGAGGAATATATTTTGCGGGCTGTTGCCAAAGCCCGAAGGACATACCCTCCGCGGTTGCGCAGGCGAGTGCATCAGCGAGCAAAGTCCTTGGCCTAATTTCCAGGGACAGGCTTGAAAAAGATCCTCTTATTGCTTTTGTTGATGAAAATTGCTCAGGATGTGGAATATGCATAAGTGTATGTCCATATGGAGCATTGGTTAA includes these proteins:
- a CDS encoding tandem-95 repeat protein, with protein sequence MYTSNSSFAEDYHYVIYRFRAVGSGIADINAIIQDNKGKSYHYNSNYANVSIPPITPRYPNITASKTVWNNSYWDESVNVRSGDIVTFNITVISTGTENLSYINITDILPNSFSYINGSAKKNDTPLSDPIQWGNNISWNLTGPFSNSTWFYITFNVTVSGNGNFTNLANVTAEGNISYIIVYDEDSAYVNVENSPPVAIDDYYSTDEDTTLTVNAPGVLGNDYDGDNDPLTAVLENGPSHGTLTLNSDGSFTYTPHANYSGEDNFTYQAYDGKDYSNISTVYITITPVNDPPVANNDYCTTDEDTPVIINILENDYDIDGTINASSVTITQNASHGNVTVNANGTVTYLPDANYHGSDSFKYKVKDNDGADSNEAWVNITINSKNDPPVA
- a CDS encoding response regulator, producing the protein MRKKIMLIIDDEKEIHELIKEYLSPLNIEFYSAYSGEEGVKMYNELMAKNKKPDLVVMDLNLSGSRKFEDLIKQIEGKEMDGVKTTEEILKIDKNANVVGFTAFAHLEWGKRLKSLGIKNVFGREIGFDGFAKKINELLS
- a CDS encoding UbiA prenyltransferase family protein produces the protein MKKIFSYSKLIRLPGLGGLAIPPVFGAISVGVYDFYSLALLFIIGAVSAIYGFVLNDYADVELDSLVPELRGKPIVSGEISRKNAIAVCFFSVLIAFLSITILWRGKVIDELKFSAFVSIFLAGVLGSIYNLYGKKIAGSDFFVAISMSFVFLFGALSFDKPNLLTWIIFILTFEQTLHMNAIEGGIKDADHDFLMGVKNIALTSGLKVEKNKIFIPMSFKLFGFLLRLSSAILIFIPFIYGLNYDIWQISLLILLTLSFLYIEIRFLSIKEFDRAKIRKMISSAAFIRYAVVPIMLVSKIGFLGIFLAIFPISWYIAFVPLTGVKPFQPEM
- a CDS encoding NAD(P)/FAD-dependent oxidoreductase, whose translation is MKACIIGAGVGGLATGAMLAENGWEVEIYEKEKIAGGRAMSLKLGEEYFEMLKKFNISVLEVSGEYEEKELDLGFHLIGGGKKGGCARLLKNLGIEVEFIGSKIGFIGKEINYPFLSGYDKIKMLPRIIQLLTTRKSKIEEMKKNSMEEMIKKYGKGKMKDVLEIFPRLVTTVNDLSKISAGEFFFAQRELLGGEPVVYPKNGLGEISKKLKEYIEGKGGKIFFGEKVDEILIEDGIANGIRTGEEEKYYDAIISTIPLQKIFSIADEKHFPKEWANYIKNLRPTASLVSYHAVDFNGLKNKSFVFIEKNCGFEGNDVVGMIDFKKEGIIQSYAICSPEEAKSKKKMEELRKIIEKNLEKLIQGKKIKWYIYSAVRYLDGVAKTIDCIKPNVTTPLKNLYVGGDYVNSKGVGVNCAVDSANLISSILLA
- a CDS encoding ferredoxin family protein, whose protein sequence is MKYWTKEELKPPHGKIYLIKDRCKGCGFCIEFCPKKVLVESEEFNSKGYHPPKLDESRDKCIACGFCALVCPEFAIYMEEENES
- a CDS encoding 2-oxoacid:acceptor oxidoreductase subunit alpha, coding for MKAKFYSGNIACAEGALRAGCRFFAGYPITPSTEIAEHMALKLPKVGGIFIQMEDEIASIAAVLGASWGGLKAMTATSGPGFSLMQENIGLAAITETPCVIVDVQRAGPSTGMPTLVGQGDVMQARWGSHGDYEVVALSPSTPEECFYMTIKAFNLSEEYRCPVILLMDESVGHTSEKIIIDDEKIEIFERRKPTDKPYFPFDENAPMACCGGGYRVHVTGLTHDRKGYPMATSPEVQEWLVRKICDKIRNNEARIRSIEEFLMDDAKLALVSFGGPARSCKSAVKKARNEGYKVGLIRLKTIWPFPEEYFEKMKDMDFLVVEVNYGQIKLEVERCVRKKVHLLPKMGGEIHKPDEIYEKIKEVYND
- a CDS encoding 2-oxoacid:ferredoxin oxidoreductase subunit beta, which translates into the protein MIEIKEHPLDKYLRADRIPHIWCPGCGLGSILNCFLHALKECKIDLDNLAIVSGIGCTGRVAGYLNVDSYHTTHGRAIPFATGLKLANPKIKVVVFSGDGDLFAIGGNHFIHAARRNVDITVICVNNYNYGMTGGQLGPTTPIGAKTTTTPYGNFEHPFNLCKVAAASGAVYVARWTALHVRRLKESMKEALMKKGFSFVEVIASCPTTYGRYNKMPTGLDTMKYYKENSIIMHSIDPNKTDIDDRIIVGKFVDIEKPTFDEMLKKVGK